CGATGAATCTGGTAAAGATCTACGTAATCGGTCTGCAAACGCCGCAAACTCTCATCAATCGCATGAAAAATATGCTTGCGTGAAAGACCCCGCTGATTCGGGTCATCGCCCATGGGATTGAAGACCTTCGTCGCAATCACCACCCGGTCCCGGTCAGAAGAGAAATCCTTCAGCGCCCGGCCCAGAATCTCTTCGCTCACTCCCACCGAATACATATCGGCAGTATCAAAAAAGTTGATGCCCCGCTCCAGAGCATGCTGAATGAATGGCCGGCTTGCTTCCTCCTCCAGCACCCATTCGCGCCACTTCTTTGACCCGTAGGTCATCGTGCCAAGACAAATGCGAGAGACCTTCAGGCCGGTCGAACCAAGATTGACGTATTCCATTGCACCTCCAATAGACGCTGTACCTTTGGATGAGTCTCACCGCCCCCAGGGCTTTTTTTGCCCTCACTTGAACATCCCAACACAAGCGGAGTAACTTCGATTCGCATCATAAATTGCGTGCATCCTTCTCACGAAAAGCTCGTCACATATTTGTCATATAGCAGTGACGTGCCTCCGAGTCTCATGCGCAAGCTGCAAAACGCTGATAGAAGCTCGTTGAACTTGAAATGGAGTGTCCCATGCCTGCACAGTCCGAGCCAAAGCCCGCATTTCAGGGCTCCTGCTCCATCAGTCTGAATGGTCAAACCCTGGAAGCAAACACCGGTGAGCGTCTGATCGATGTCATCAACCGGACTCAGACCCCGCTGCCGCAGGTCTGTTACCAGCCGAAGCTTGGCCCCATTCAGACGTGCGACACCTGTGTGGTTGAGATGAATGGCGAGATCGTTCGCGCCTGTGGTACATCCGTTTCGCCCGGCATGCAGCTCAACACCGCTTCGGCGCGCGTCAAGTCCGCCCAGGGCGAGGCCTTTGATCGCATTCTCAAAAATCACCAGCTCTATTGCTCGGTCTGCGACAACAACAATCAGGACTGTACCGTTCACAACACCACGGCCCTGCTCGACGTCGAACACCAAAAGTATCCATGGCAGCCCAAGCCCTATCCGCAAGACCACACCAATCCTTTCTATCGTTACGATCCCAACCAGTGCATCCTGTGCGGCCGCTGCGTCGAGGCATGCCAGAACTATCAGGTCAATGAAACCCTCTCCATCAATTGGGAGAGTGACCACCCTCGCGTCCTCTGGGATGGCGGCTCTGAAATCGGCGGCTCTAGTTGTGTCTCCTGCGGACACTGCGTCACCGTCTGCCCGTGCAACGCGCTCATGGAAAAGTCCATGCTCGGCCACGCCGGCTTTCTTACCCATTGGCCGCAGAATGCACTTGACCACATGATCGATGTGGTCAAAGCCGTCGAGCCGGAGATCGGCTACGGCCCCATTCTGCAACTCTCCGAGACCGAAGCCGCCATGCGCAACACTCGCGTGCGCCGCTCCAAAACCGTCTGCACCTACTGCGGCGTCGGTTGCAGCTTTGAGATTTGGACCAAAGACCGCCACATCCTCAAGGTGCAGCCCAGCGAAGGTCCCGCCAACGATATTTCTACCTGCGTCAAAGGCAAATTCGGCTGGGACTTTATAAACAGCCCCGAACGAATCAAGAAGCCGCTGATCCGCGAAGGCCACACCTTCCGCGAGGCCAGTTGGGACGAGGCCCTCAGCCTGGTCGCGCGCCGGTTCATGGAGATCAAGGCCCAGCACGGCCCCGATTCCATCGGAGTCATCTCTTCCTCCAAATGCACCAATGAAGAGAGCTACCTCATGCAAAAGTTTGCCCGCGCGGTCATCGGCACAAACAACATCGACAACTGCTCCCGCTACTGCCAGGCACCCGCGACGCAGGGGCTCTTCCGCACGGTCGGCTACGGCGGAGACTCCGGCTCCATTCATGACATTGCGCAAAGCTCGCTCGTCGTCATTGTCGGTGCCAATCCTGCTGAGGCACACCCCGTGCTCGCCACCCGCGTCAAGCAGGCGCACAAGCTCCGCGGACAAAAGCTCATCGTTGCCGACATTCGCCGCCACGAGATGGCCCAGCGCGCTGACATCTTTTTCCGCCCCGCTCCCGGCACCGATCTCGTCTGGCTCTCCGCCATGAGCCGCTATATGTTCGATCACGGATATGCGAAGGCAGACTTCCTCGCGCAGTGGGTCAATCACGTGGACGAATACCGCGCCAGCCTCGAGCCCTTCACCATGCAGCACGCCGCAGAGGTCTGCGGCGTCCCCATCGAGACACTCGTTTCTGTTGCTGAAGCCATCGCAGCCGCACCCAGCATGTGCATCCTCTGGGCCATGGGTGTCACGCAGCACTGCGCCGGCTCTGACACCTCCACCGCTATCTCCAACCTGCTGCTCGTCACCGGCAACTACATGCGTCCCGGCACCGGAGCCTACCCGTTGCGCGGCCACAACAACGTGCAGGGCGCGAGTGATTTCGGCTCCATGCCCGGCTGGTTTCCCGGTTACGAGAAAGTCGATGATCCCGCCGCGCGCGCCCGCTATGAGCAGGGCTGGGGAGTCAAAATTCCCGAAGCCAAGGGTCTCGACAATCATGAGATGGTCAATGCCATCTACGAAGGCAAGCTCAGGGCCATGTATCTGGCCGGGGAAGACATGTACATCGCCGACGCTAACTCCAACTACGTCGGCGGAGGCTTCGAAAAGCTCGACTTCTTTGTCGTGCAGGATTGCTTCTTCACGCCCACCTGCCGCTTCGCCGACGTAGTGCTGCCCGCCAGCCCATCCCTCGAAAAGGAAGGAACTTTCACCAGTACTGAGCGCCGTGTGCAGCGTCTGTATCAGGTGCTCGAACCCCTCGGCGAAAGCCTGCCCGACTGGCGCATCACCACCGCGCTCGCCAACAAAATGGGCGCTAACTGGACCTACCAGCATCCCTCCGATATCATGCACGAGTCCGCGTCCCTCGCGCCCATGTTCGCGGGCATTCACTATGATCGCCTCCAGGGATTCGATAGCCTGCAGTGGCCCGTCGCCGCGGATGGCACCGATCAGCCGCTGCTCTACACGGAGAAATTTGCATTCCCTGACGGCAAGGCGCGCCTTCATCCGCTCGAATATCACGCCCCGGAATCTGTCGAGGATGACGTCTACGATCTTCACCTCAACAACGGCCGCCTGCTCGAACACTTCCACGGTGGCAATATGACCGGCCGCGTCGCAGGTATTCATGAGGAGACGCCCAATCCATTCCTTGAGGTCTCTCCCGAGCTCGCCGCTGACCGCTCTCTCGTCTCCGGCCAGTGGGTGCGGCTCACTTCACCGAACGGCCATCTCCGCATTCGCGTGCTGGTCAGCGACCGCGTGCAGGGCAAGCAGATTTATCTGCCCCTCAACACCCTCTTCACTGACGCAACCAACATGCTCACCGGCCACCATACCGACCATGACACCCACACTCCGGCTTACAAGGAGACCCCGGTGCGTATGGAGGTACTGCCGGAAACGGGAGAAAACCCGCTTCCGCGCCTCAACTTCCGTTACGCCTCCCGAACACCGCAAAACGGCGTCGAGGTTGAGCGCAAATGGAACCGTAGCGATTACGTATTTCCCGGTGATGTCAGCAACGGCCACAACTCTCTGGTGCAGATCACACCCGGCCATCAGAAAAAGTAGAAGGGAAGAGAACATACATGGCACAGCCCATCGAATTTCGCCCCTCCGCGCAGGACCCGCGCGAAGAGATCCAGCGGCGTCTCAATGATGCGCCCATCGAACACGCCCAGGCGCTCCTGGCTTGCTACGGTTTGATTGAGGAGGCGCACCGCTCCGGCACGCTCGATCTGCTGCGAGGCCTTCTCGGCGCACAAGACGCCGTCGTAACCCATGTCTCCGGTGTGGTCAGCAAGCCTGAAAGCGTCAACGCGCTACGCAACGGCCTTTTGCTGGCGAAACTGCTCGGCAGCATTGATCCCGATACGCTCCACAACATTCTTGATGAAACGCACAAATCCGCCGCGCAGGAGCCGCCATCTCTTTTTGCTCTGCTCGGTCGCGCCGCCTCTGCGGAGAGCCGCCGCGCGCTTGCGGCGGGTTTAGCTCTCCTGCAGTCAGCGGGCAAGGCATTGGGCCGCTCACGGTAGTCGCTTCTCAGTCCTCTTCGCCAACGGCAACGGCTTTTTTCTTAACTGTCTTCGCCTTGGCAACTCGGGCCGGTCCGGTAGACTCGCGCACAATCAGCTTCGGCTCCATCACAATCTCTGGCGGATAGGTCCGTCCCGGGTGGTTGATCCGGTCCAGCAGAATCTTCGCTCCTCGCGCGCCCATGTCGCGCAACGGCTGTTGCACGGTCGTCAGGCTCGGCTGGTGATAGGCCGCACTCGCAATGTCGTCGAAACCCACCACCGAGATATCGCCGGGCACGCTCAGCCCCGCGTCATCAATGGCGCGAATCGCGCCGAATGCGCAAATGTCGTTGAAGCAGAAGATAGCCGTAAAGTCCCGGGTCTCGCGCAGCAGCTTGC
The DNA window shown above is from Acidobacterium capsulatum ATCC 51196 and carries:
- the fdhF gene encoding formate dehydrogenase subunit alpha codes for the protein MPAQSEPKPAFQGSCSISLNGQTLEANTGERLIDVINRTQTPLPQVCYQPKLGPIQTCDTCVVEMNGEIVRACGTSVSPGMQLNTASARVKSAQGEAFDRILKNHQLYCSVCDNNNQDCTVHNTTALLDVEHQKYPWQPKPYPQDHTNPFYRYDPNQCILCGRCVEACQNYQVNETLSINWESDHPRVLWDGGSEIGGSSCVSCGHCVTVCPCNALMEKSMLGHAGFLTHWPQNALDHMIDVVKAVEPEIGYGPILQLSETEAAMRNTRVRRSKTVCTYCGVGCSFEIWTKDRHILKVQPSEGPANDISTCVKGKFGWDFINSPERIKKPLIREGHTFREASWDEALSLVARRFMEIKAQHGPDSIGVISSSKCTNEESYLMQKFARAVIGTNNIDNCSRYCQAPATQGLFRTVGYGGDSGSIHDIAQSSLVVIVGANPAEAHPVLATRVKQAHKLRGQKLIVADIRRHEMAQRADIFFRPAPGTDLVWLSAMSRYMFDHGYAKADFLAQWVNHVDEYRASLEPFTMQHAAEVCGVPIETLVSVAEAIAAAPSMCILWAMGVTQHCAGSDTSTAISNLLLVTGNYMRPGTGAYPLRGHNNVQGASDFGSMPGWFPGYEKVDDPAARARYEQGWGVKIPEAKGLDNHEMVNAIYEGKLRAMYLAGEDMYIADANSNYVGGGFEKLDFFVVQDCFFTPTCRFADVVLPASPSLEKEGTFTSTERRVQRLYQVLEPLGESLPDWRITTALANKMGANWTYQHPSDIMHESASLAPMFAGIHYDRLQGFDSLQWPVAADGTDQPLLYTEKFAFPDGKARLHPLEYHAPESVEDDVYDLHLNNGRLLEHFHGGNMTGRVAGIHEETPNPFLEVSPELAADRSLVSGQWVRLTSPNGHLRIRVLVSDRVQGKQIYLPLNTLFTDATNMLTGHHTDHDTHTPAYKETPVRMEVLPETGENPLPRLNFRYASRTPQNGVEVERKWNRSDYVFPGDVSNGHNSLVQITPGHQKK
- a CDS encoding DUF1641 domain-containing protein yields the protein MAQPIEFRPSAQDPREEIQRRLNDAPIEHAQALLACYGLIEEAHRSGTLDLLRGLLGAQDAVVTHVSGVVSKPESVNALRNGLLLAKLLGSIDPDTLHNILDETHKSAAQEPPSLFALLGRAASAESRRALAAGLALLQSAGKALGRSR